One region of Halohasta litchfieldiae genomic DNA includes:
- a CDS encoding 30S ribosomal protein S5 → MSNHNNGWEPRTRLGRKVQNGDITTMDQALNSGLPMKEAELVDQLLPGLEDEVLDINMVQRMTDSGRRVKFRCVCVVGNRDGYLGYAQARDEQVGGAIEKAIDVAKLNIIKVDRGSGSWEDSAGGVNSLVRTAEGKAGSVTVRIMPAPQGLGLAAAETVRNILELAGVQDAWTKSDGNTRTTVNLAKATYNALENAAQSRTPQRAKAVRKEANE, encoded by the coding sequence ATGAGCAACCACAACAACGGCTGGGAACCGCGAACGCGGCTCGGCCGAAAGGTACAGAACGGCGACATCACGACGATGGACCAAGCACTCAACTCCGGGCTCCCGATGAAGGAGGCCGAGCTCGTCGACCAGCTCCTTCCCGGACTGGAAGACGAGGTGCTTGACATCAACATGGTCCAGCGGATGACTGACTCGGGTCGCCGAGTCAAATTCCGCTGTGTCTGTGTGGTCGGCAACCGCGATGGCTATCTCGGCTATGCGCAGGCCCGCGACGAGCAGGTCGGCGGCGCTATCGAGAAAGCCATCGACGTTGCAAAACTCAACATCATCAAAGTCGACCGTGGCTCGGGATCGTGGGAGGACTCCGCCGGTGGCGTCAACTCCCTGGTCCGAACCGCAGAAGGCAAGGCCGGCTCGGTGACCGTCCGCATCATGCCCGCCCCACAGGGGCTTGGGCTTGCGGCAGCCGAGACCGTCCGGAACATCCTCGAACTCGCCGGCGTGCAGGACGCCTGGACGAAGTCCGACGGCAACACCCGAACGACGGTCAATCTCGCAAAGGCGACCTACAACGCACTGGAGAACGCAGCCCAGTCGCGAACGCCACAGCGCGCCAAGGCCGTCCGGAAGGAGGCCAACGAATAA
- a CDS encoding 30S ribosomal protein S8, producing MAGNDPLSSALSGIDNAESVGHLGITVQPASNIIGSILEVFYDRGYIDGFEFVDNGKAGQFEVELSGAINECGIVKPRYSVGADGYEKWEKRFLPARDYGSLIVTTSHGVMSHYEAREQGIGGQVIAYVY from the coding sequence ATGGCAGGCAATGACCCACTGTCCAGCGCTCTCTCCGGCATCGATAATGCCGAGAGCGTTGGCCATCTCGGCATTACGGTACAGCCCGCCTCGAACATCATCGGCTCGATCCTCGAAGTCTTCTACGACCGAGGATACATCGACGGCTTCGAGTTCGTCGACAACGGCAAGGCCGGTCAGTTCGAGGTTGAACTATCAGGCGCAATCAACGAATGTGGCATCGTCAAGCCCCGCTACTCGGTTGGGGCAGACGGCTACGAGAAATGGGAGAAGCGATTCCTCCCGGCCCGTGACTACGGGTCGCTCATCGTCACGACAAGCCACGGCGTCATGAGCCACTACGAGGCCCGCGAACAGGGTATCGGTGGCCAGGTTATCGCCTACGTCTACTAA
- the secY gene encoding preprotein translocase subunit SecY, whose protein sequence is MSWKDAAEPVLTRMPVVARPEGHVPFKRKLLWTAGVLGIYFFLTNIALFGLDAGGSDIFGQFRSILAGGQGSVLQVGIGPIVTASIVLQLLGGANLLGLDTDNDPRDQVLYQGLQKLLVLIVTAATAAPMVFTGNFLPASQTVGNALGIGVTGVQLLIFAQVFVGGILILFMDEIVSKWGVGSGVGLFIIAGVSQQLIGGLFSWSGLGATGLFASWYGILFGDIGLGPTFTAQWFQSLLFDPGNILALVTTLLIFGIVVYAESVRVEIPLSHARVRGARGRFPVKLIYASVLPMILVRALQANVQFVGQIIYSQMGDSMPALLGVYADSQPVDGFFYYVAPIQARADWMWFLGLTPAGIDPWQIGLRVAIDLTFMVVGGAIFAIFWVETTGMGPEATAKQIQNSGMQIPGFRRNPQVVEKVMERYIPQVTVIGGALVGLLAVMANMLGTIGNVSGTGLLLTVSITYKLYEEIAEEQMMEMHPMMRQMFGDE, encoded by the coding sequence ATGAGTTGGAAGGATGCCGCCGAACCGGTGTTGACCAGGATGCCCGTAGTCGCTCGTCCGGAGGGGCACGTTCCGTTTAAGCGGAAACTGCTGTGGACCGCCGGCGTGCTTGGCATCTACTTCTTCCTGACCAACATCGCGCTGTTCGGTCTGGATGCTGGTGGCAGTGATATCTTCGGCCAGTTCCGGTCGATCCTCGCGGGCGGTCAGGGATCGGTGCTGCAGGTCGGGATCGGTCCGATCGTCACCGCATCGATTGTCCTACAGCTGCTCGGTGGCGCGAACTTGCTGGGGTTAGATACGGATAACGATCCGCGCGATCAGGTGCTGTACCAAGGACTCCAGAAGCTGCTTGTACTCATCGTGACTGCGGCGACCGCAGCCCCGATGGTGTTCACGGGCAACTTCCTGCCAGCCAGTCAAACGGTTGGGAACGCACTCGGTATCGGCGTCACTGGCGTGCAACTCCTGATCTTCGCACAGGTGTTCGTCGGCGGCATCCTGATCCTGTTCATGGACGAAATCGTGAGCAAGTGGGGTGTCGGCTCCGGTGTCGGGCTGTTCATTATCGCCGGTGTCAGCCAACAGCTCATTGGTGGGCTGTTCAGCTGGTCGGGGCTGGGTGCAACCGGCCTGTTCGCCAGCTGGTATGGAATCCTGTTCGGTGATATCGGACTCGGTCCGACGTTTACCGCCCAGTGGTTCCAGTCGCTACTGTTCGATCCCGGGAACATACTGGCGCTGGTGACGACGCTGCTGATCTTCGGCATCGTCGTCTACGCCGAATCGGTCCGGGTCGAGATCCCACTGAGTCACGCCCGTGTTCGGGGTGCCCGTGGGCGCTTCCCGGTGAAGCTCATCTATGCCAGTGTCCTGCCGATGATCCTCGTCCGTGCGCTGCAGGCGAACGTTCAGTTCGTCGGCCAGATCATCTACAGCCAGATGGGCGACAGTATGCCAGCCCTACTCGGTGTGTACGCCGATAGTCAACCCGTCGACGGGTTCTTCTACTACGTCGCACCGATTCAGGCTCGCGCCGACTGGATGTGGTTCCTCGGGCTGACGCCCGCAGGCATCGATCCGTGGCAGATCGGCCTCCGTGTCGCCATCGACCTGACGTTCATGGTGGTCGGCGGGGCGATCTTCGCCATCTTCTGGGTTGAAACCACCGGCATGGGGCCGGAGGCAACCGCCAAACAGATCCAGAACTCCGGGATGCAGATCCCCGGCTTCCGCCGGAACCCACAGGTCGTCGAAAAGGTCATGGAGCGCTACATCCCACAGGTGACCGTCATCGGTGGTGCGCTCGTCGGCCTGCTCGCCGTGATGGCGAACATGCTCGGCACCATCGGCAACGTCTCCGGAACCGGACTGCTGCTGACGGTCTCCATTACGTACAAACTGTACGAGGAGATCGCCGAAGAGCAGATGATGGAGATGCATCCGATGATGCGGCAGATGTTCGGCGACGAGTAG
- the rpmC gene encoding 50S ribosomal protein L29: MAILHVEEMRDMTTAEREVELEELETELLNLKALQAAGGVPENPSELKELRRTIARLKTVQNEEGDFESEAAASDDDE; encoded by the coding sequence ATGGCCATTCTTCACGTCGAAGAGATGCGCGATATGACGACCGCCGAGCGAGAGGTCGAACTCGAAGAGCTCGAAACCGAGCTGCTGAACCTCAAGGCCCTACAGGCCGCCGGTGGCGTTCCGGAGAACCCGAGCGAACTCAAAGAGCTTCGCCGGACGATTGCGCGACTCAAGACGGTCCAGAACGAAGAAGGCGACTTCGAGAGCGAGGCCGCTGCCTCGGACGACGACGAATAA
- a CDS encoding 50S ribosomal protein L14, producing MEALKADVTQGLEKGSLITCADNTGARELRVISVAGYSGTKNRHPKAGIADKVTVSVTKGTPEMRRQVLEAVVVRQRKPIRRPDGIRVKFEDNAAVLIDENGEPRGTDIKGPIAREVAERFGSIASTATMIV from the coding sequence ATGGAGGCACTCAAAGCAGACGTCACGCAGGGACTCGAGAAGGGCTCGCTCATTACGTGTGCCGACAACACCGGCGCTCGTGAACTGCGAGTCATCAGCGTTGCGGGCTACTCCGGTACGAAGAACCGACACCCGAAAGCAGGGATCGCCGACAAAGTGACCGTCTCGGTCACCAAAGGCACCCCCGAAATGCGTCGACAGGTGCTGGAGGCCGTCGTGGTCCGCCAGCGCAAACCGATTCGTCGACCGGACGGTATTCGCGTGAAGTTCGAGGACAACGCCGCAGTTCTCATCGACGAGAACGGCGAGCCTCGAGGGACCGACATCAAGGGCCCAATCGCACGCGAAGTCGCCGAACGCTTCGGGAGCATTGCATCCACAGCGACGATGATTGTATAG
- a CDS encoding 50S ribosomal protein L18: protein MATGPRYRVPMRRRREVRTDYHQRLRLLKSGKPRLVARTSNKHVRAQLVTPGPDGDITHVAASSEDLSEYGWEAPTGNLPSAYLTGYLLGSRAVEAGLEEAVLDIGLNTATPGNKVFSVQEGAIDAGLDIPHSDSVLADWERNRGEHIADYAAQLDEPLYSGDFDASELPEHFDDVLAAIQEDE, encoded by the coding sequence ATGGCAACTGGACCACGATACAGAGTGCCGATGCGCCGCCGCCGTGAGGTCCGAACAGACTACCACCAAAGGTTGCGCCTGTTGAAATCTGGCAAACCTCGTCTGGTCGCCCGGACGAGCAACAAGCACGTCAGGGCGCAGCTGGTCACCCCCGGACCCGACGGCGATATTACCCACGTTGCCGCCTCCAGCGAGGACCTATCGGAGTACGGCTGGGAAGCCCCAACAGGGAACCTTCCGAGCGCGTATCTGACAGGCTACCTCCTTGGCAGCCGCGCAGTCGAAGCTGGCCTCGAAGAGGCCGTCCTCGACATCGGGCTGAACACGGCAACACCCGGTAATAAGGTGTTCTCGGTACAGGAAGGAGCAATCGACGCGGGGCTCGACATCCCCCACAGTGACAGCGTGCTGGCCGACTGGGAGCGGAATCGCGGCGAGCATATCGCCGACTACGCCGCCCAGCTCGACGAGCCGCTGTACAGTGGAGATTTCGACGCCTCTGAACTACCTGAGCACTTCGACGATGTGCTCGCTGCGATTCAGGAGGACGAATGA
- a CDS encoding 50S ribosomal protein L19e — translation MSDLGSQKRLAADILDVGERRVWLDPEESEEIAEAITREDIRDLVDQGIIKAKNSDNNSRGRARERNEKRAYGHRKGQGTRKGKSGARESRKDSWVSRIRAQRKRLKELRDDGTLDRTQYRELYNKASGGEFDSVDRLEAYARTNYGIEVNA, via the coding sequence ATGAGTGATCTCGGCTCCCAGAAACGACTCGCTGCTGACATCCTCGATGTCGGCGAGCGTCGTGTCTGGCTCGACCCCGAAGAATCCGAAGAGATCGCCGAGGCGATCACCCGAGAGGATATTCGGGATCTCGTCGACCAAGGCATCATCAAAGCGAAAAACTCCGACAACAACTCCCGTGGTCGTGCCCGCGAGCGCAACGAAAAGCGCGCCTACGGCCACCGGAAGGGCCAGGGTACCCGCAAGGGTAAATCCGGCGCCCGCGAGTCGCGCAAAGACAGCTGGGTCTCACGGATTCGAGCCCAGCGGAAGCGACTCAAGGAGCTTCGCGACGACGGAACGCTCGACCGCACGCAGTACCGCGAGCTGTACAACAAAGCCAGCGGTGGCGAGTTCGACAGCGTCGACCGGCTCGAAGCGTACGCTCGAACCAACTACGGCATTGAGGTGAACGCATAA
- the rpmD gene encoding 50S ribosomal protein L30, which translates to MQALVQLRGEVNISHDIRDTLKMLNLHSVNHVTFVPETDTYRGMITKVNDYVAFGEPSAEVVATLIRRRGEADEGDAEIDDAWVADNTDYDDVDALAEALVAEETTLREQGLSPVVRLHPPRGGHDGIKHPVKEGGQLGHHETEEIDSLLEAMR; encoded by the coding sequence ATGCAGGCACTCGTTCAGCTCCGCGGTGAGGTCAACATCTCACACGACATCCGTGACACGCTGAAGATGCTGAATCTTCACAGCGTCAACCACGTGACGTTCGTCCCCGAGACAGACACCTACCGCGGCATGATTACGAAGGTCAACGACTACGTTGCCTTCGGTGAACCGAGCGCCGAGGTCGTTGCAACCCTCATCCGTCGACGCGGCGAAGCCGACGAAGGCGACGCCGAGATCGACGACGCGTGGGTTGCCGACAACACCGACTACGACGACGTCGACGCACTCGCCGAAGCGCTCGTCGCCGAAGAGACGACGCTGCGAGAGCAGGGTCTCTCGCCGGTCGTTCGACTCCACCCACCACGCGGTGGCCACGACGGCATCAAACACCCAGTCAAGGAGGGTGGCCAGCTCGGCCACCACGAGACCGAGGAAATCGATAGCCTCTTGGAGGCGATGCGATAA
- a CDS encoding 50S ribosomal protein L5, translating into MSEAEAEFHDMREPRIEKVVVHMAVGEGGRELQNAQEILEEIAGQESIQTLAKRTVQEFEIREGDPIGAKTTLRGDDAHEFLETALPITELSTSQFDNVGNFSFGVAEHTEFPSQEYDPQIGIYGLDITVTLVRPGYRVAQRDKGTRSIPSGHQMTVDDAASYIESNFDVEVEANE; encoded by the coding sequence ATGAGCGAGGCAGAAGCCGAGTTCCACGATATGCGAGAGCCGCGTATCGAGAAAGTCGTCGTCCACATGGCCGTCGGCGAAGGCGGACGCGAGCTCCAGAACGCCCAAGAGATCCTCGAAGAGATCGCGGGCCAAGAGAGCATCCAGACGCTCGCCAAACGAACGGTCCAGGAGTTCGAAATCCGCGAGGGAGACCCAATCGGTGCGAAAACGACACTCCGCGGCGACGACGCCCACGAGTTCCTCGAAACCGCACTCCCGATTACGGAGCTGTCGACGTCGCAGTTCGACAACGTCGGCAACTTCAGCTTCGGTGTCGCCGAACACACCGAGTTCCCGAGCCAAGAGTACGACCCACAGATCGGAATTTACGGGCTTGACATCACCGTCACGCTCGTCCGACCGGGCTACCGTGTCGCCCAGCGCGACAAGGGTACGCGGTCGATTCCGAGCGGTCATCAGATGACCGTCGACGATGCGGCCAGCTACATCGAGTCGAACTTCGATGTGGAGGTTGAGGCCAATGAGTGA
- a CDS encoding 50S ribosomal protein L6: MTRTEISLPEDVSATVDHLELTVEGPDGSVTRRLWFPDVTVSVEDDAVVIATDVEDAKTTATVGTFESHVRNMIHGVSEGWEYKMEIHYAHFPMQVTVEGDDVVIENFLGEKADRRTPIRGDTDVQVDGEEVTLSGSDKEAVGQTAADIEQLTRVNDKDTRVFQDGVYIVEKPTAGGA; this comes from the coding sequence ATGACACGAACTGAAATCTCACTTCCAGAGGACGTGTCCGCTACGGTAGACCATCTCGAACTGACAGTCGAGGGCCCCGACGGCAGCGTTACGCGCCGTCTGTGGTTCCCCGATGTCACCGTCAGTGTCGAAGACGACGCAGTCGTCATCGCGACCGACGTCGAGGACGCCAAGACCACTGCGACGGTCGGCACGTTCGAAAGCCACGTTCGCAACATGATCCACGGCGTCAGCGAGGGATGGGAGTACAAAATGGAGATCCACTACGCTCACTTCCCGATGCAAGTGACTGTCGAGGGCGACGACGTCGTCATCGAGAACTTCCTCGGGGAGAAGGCAGACCGCCGGACTCCGATCCGTGGCGACACAGATGTACAGGTCGACGGCGAAGAGGTCACGCTTTCGGGCTCCGACAAGGAGGCCGTGGGCCAGACCGCCGCCGATATCGAACAGCTAACCCGAGTCAACGACAAGGATACGCGCGTCTTCCAGGACGGCGTCTACATTGTCGAGAAACCAACTGCAGGAGGTGCCTGA
- a CDS encoding 50S ribosomal protein L32e, translating into MADEPQELEDISGVGPSKADALREAGYESIQDIKAASQSELADVNGIGNALAARIKAGVGDLEVADDTEAEVEDETPEAEVDDETEDVETELVARGHADKKPTLDDETEGALTQKQREGKPAFKRQDYHMKKRTPESWRRPRGGLSKQRRGFKSRGPKVAPGFMSPKAARGLHPSGFEEVRVHNTDDLDDVDGDTEAVRIASKVGGRKRERIEEICEDEEIRVLNPTYIEVEVDDE; encoded by the coding sequence ATGGCAGACGAACCCCAAGAACTAGAGGACATCAGCGGTGTCGGCCCCTCGAAGGCTGACGCGCTCCGTGAGGCGGGCTACGAGTCGATCCAAGACATCAAGGCCGCCAGTCAGAGCGAACTCGCTGACGTCAACGGTATCGGCAATGCGCTCGCAGCGCGTATCAAAGCCGGTGTCGGTGACCTCGAAGTCGCCGACGACACCGAGGCCGAGGTCGAAGACGAGACCCCTGAGGCCGAAGTCGACGACGAGACCGAAGACGTCGAAACGGAGCTTGTTGCCCGCGGTCACGCGGACAAAAAGCCGACCCTCGACGACGAGACAGAGGGCGCACTCACACAGAAGCAGCGAGAGGGCAAACCCGCCTTCAAACGCCAGGACTACCACATGAAGAAACGGACGCCCGAATCGTGGCGTCGACCTCGTGGTGGCCTCTCGAAACAGCGACGTGGCTTCAAAAGTCGTGGGCCGAAAGTCGCCCCCGGATTCATGTCGCCGAAGGCCGCCCGTGGCCTTCACCCGAGCGGCTTCGAGGAAGTCCGTGTGCACAACACCGACGACCTCGACGACGTCGACGGCGACACCGAAGCAGTGCGGATCGCCAGCAAAGTCGGCGGCCGCAAACGCGAACGGATCGAGGAGATCTGTGAAGACGAGGAGATTCGCGTGCTGAACCCAACCTACATTGAAGTGGAGGTAGACGATGAGTGA
- a CDS encoding uL15m family ribosomal protein: MGSKKRRQRGSRTHSGGSHKNRRGAGHRGGRGRAGRDKHEFHNYEPLGKHGFSRPDSITDTVEEIRIQKIDEDVALYAADGDAETDGDAYVIDARDVVDTGHDVDVVKVLGGGQVRNELVVTADAFTAGAVAGIEEAGGDAVLSDRAEEAEAEDVNEDSSDES; encoded by the coding sequence ATGGGATCCAAGAAACGACGACAGCGCGGCTCCCGCACCCACAGTGGCGGCAGCCACAAAAACCGGCGCGGTGCCGGACACCGTGGTGGCCGTGGCCGTGCTGGCCGCGACAAACACGAGTTCCACAACTACGAACCGCTCGGCAAACACGGCTTTTCGCGCCCCGACTCGATCACGGATACGGTCGAAGAGATCCGCATCCAGAAGATCGACGAGGACGTCGCACTGTACGCCGCTGATGGCGACGCAGAGACCGACGGTGACGCCTACGTCATCGACGCCCGCGACGTTGTCGACACCGGTCACGACGTCGACGTCGTGAAGGTGCTCGGCGGCGGCCAGGTTCGCAACGAACTGGTCGTCACCGCCGATGCGTTCACGGCCGGTGCCGTGGCGGGAATCGAAGAGGCTGGCGGCGACGCCGTTCTCTCCGACCGCGCCGAGGAAGCTGAAGCGGAAGACGTAAACGAAGACAGTTCAGACGAATCATAA
- a CDS encoding 30S ribosomal protein S3 has protein sequence MADEHQFIENGLQRAQIDEFFGDELGRAGYGGMDIAKTPMGTQIVLKAEKPGMVIGKGGKNIRKITTELTERFGMEDPQIDVQEVDEPDLNARIVADRLANALERGWYFRKAGHTTIDRIMDAGALGAEIVLSGKVTGARSRVEKFNRGYIKHNGEPAQTVVDEGQGVAVMKLGTIGVTVKIIPPGAVLPDDFEIHDDVDVDDVEQADDGESVESLLAEEPEDVPDVTEDEPEAEEVEVPDEDPAEVIDEEIVEEVIDEETADADDSDDDADEADADEAAADDDEEDLDEDVAEEAADLVAEMEDEDDNEEDQ, from the coding sequence ATGGCAGACGAACACCAGTTCATCGAAAACGGCCTGCAGCGCGCCCAGATCGACGAGTTCTTCGGTGACGAGCTCGGCCGCGCAGGCTACGGCGGCATGGATATCGCCAAAACCCCGATGGGGACCCAGATCGTCCTCAAAGCCGAAAAGCCAGGAATGGTTATCGGGAAAGGCGGCAAGAACATTCGGAAGATCACCACCGAACTCACCGAACGGTTCGGGATGGAAGATCCCCAGATCGACGTCCAGGAAGTCGACGAGCCGGACCTCAACGCCCGGATCGTCGCCGACCGACTGGCCAACGCACTCGAGCGTGGCTGGTACTTCCGGAAAGCCGGTCACACCACCATCGACCGCATCATGGACGCCGGCGCACTCGGCGCCGAGATCGTCCTCAGCGGTAAGGTGACCGGTGCCCGATCGCGCGTCGAGAAGTTCAACCGCGGCTACATCAAACACAACGGTGAGCCAGCCCAGACCGTCGTCGACGAGGGTCAGGGCGTCGCCGTGATGAAGCTCGGTACCATCGGCGTCACTGTCAAAATCATCCCACCGGGAGCCGTGCTCCCCGACGACTTCGAGATCCACGACGATGTGGATGTCGACGACGTCGAACAGGCAGACGACGGCGAAAGCGTCGAATCGCTTCTCGCAGAAGAGCCTGAGGACGTGCCGGATGTCACCGAAGACGAGCCTGAGGCCGAGGAGGTCGAGGTTCCTGACGAAGATCCCGCCGAAGTCATCGACGAGGAGATCGTCGAGGAAGTCATTGATGAGGAGACCGCAGACGCGGACGACTCGGACGATGACGCCGACGAAGCCGACGCCGACGAGGCAGCGGCAGACGATGACGAAGAGGATCTCGACGAGGACGTTGCCGAAGAGGCAGCCGACCTCGTCGCCGAGATGGAAGACGAAGACGACAACGAGGAGGACCAATAG
- a CDS encoding ribonuclease P protein component 1, with product MPRTPETLTRHELIGLPIRVVDAASADSVGISGRVVSETMKTLVVSTDSGAKRVPKSQSTFEVAVSEESIDDQGAGVHTNEAAEVTAGDHPAVDPSDRRGRKDSGSSSKLGKETAGVRPRQSLPSECSVNQQGGCQGGVYVTVDGSRLLSRPAERTERTGDSKWR from the coding sequence ATGCCACGCACACCCGAAACACTCACACGACACGAACTCATCGGCCTCCCGATTCGGGTGGTCGACGCCGCCAGTGCCGACTCCGTCGGTATCTCAGGCCGCGTTGTCAGCGAGACGATGAAGACGCTTGTCGTGTCGACTGATTCGGGTGCAAAACGCGTGCCGAAGTCGCAGTCGACGTTCGAAGTCGCAGTCAGCGAGGAATCGATTGACGACCAAGGTGCAGGCGTGCACACAAATGAAGCCGCCGAGGTCACAGCGGGAGATCATCCCGCAGTGGACCCGTCAGACCGACGGGGCCGCAAGGACTCGGGGTCTTCGTCCAAACTCGGGAAGGAAACTGCGGGGGTCCGCCCTCGTCAGTCTTTGCCGTCGGAATGTTCCGTAAACCAACAGGGTGGATGCCAGGGCGGAGTCTACGTTACGGTGGATGGCAGCCGTCTACTCTCGCGGCCTGCAGAACGAACTGAACGCACAGGAGATTCGAAATGGCGATAG
- a CDS encoding 30S ribosomal protein S17 — protein sequence MAIGLDVPLPSEPQNPEEYDYEKCPFYGQLPVRGQTRSGTVVSTDMAKTVIVEQEYDVFVPKYDRYMKRRSRIPAHVPGVLDSLEVGDEVKIAETRPISKTKSHVVVELLGGDA from the coding sequence ATGGCGATAGGACTTGACGTTCCTCTTCCTTCGGAACCACAGAACCCGGAGGAGTACGACTATGAGAAGTGTCCGTTTTACGGACAGCTTCCGGTTCGAGGCCAGACCCGCAGTGGGACTGTCGTCTCGACCGATATGGCAAAGACCGTCATCGTCGAGCAAGAGTACGACGTGTTCGTGCCGAAATACGACCGGTATATGAAACGCCGATCCCGTATTCCAGCGCACGTACCCGGTGTACTCGACTCGCTCGAAGTTGGTGACGAAGTAAAGATTGCGGAGACCCGACCGATCTCGAAGACGAAATCCCACGTGGTCGTCGAACTGCTTGGAGGCGATGCCTGA
- a CDS encoding 30S ribosomal protein S4e yields MSNHQKRLSVPNSWPVERKTETYTVKAGAGPHGEDGVPLLVLLRDVLGYVDSKKEARYALNQGSILVNGDAISDERRPIGMFDILAFTERDEFYRVFPDEGGRLALTPIDEDSAGSRLGKIVNKEQVSGGDFQLTLHDGTNVRTEDVSYETNDSLVVDNETKEIVAHFDYEEGALVTAVDGQHAGQIGTVEEIQVTLGSGSNTVVVEADDASYETIESYVVVIDENFTGDDE; encoded by the coding sequence ATGAGCAACCACCAGAAACGACTCTCGGTACCGAACTCGTGGCCGGTCGAACGGAAGACCGAAACCTACACCGTGAAAGCGGGCGCAGGCCCCCACGGTGAAGACGGCGTTCCCCTGCTCGTCCTGCTACGGGACGTGCTGGGCTACGTCGACTCGAAAAAGGAAGCGCGCTACGCGCTGAATCAGGGCTCGATTCTCGTCAACGGGGATGCAATCTCCGACGAGCGACGCCCAATCGGCATGTTCGACATTCTCGCGTTCACCGAACGCGACGAGTTCTACCGCGTGTTCCCCGACGAGGGCGGTCGGCTTGCGCTGACCCCCATCGACGAGGACTCAGCAGGTAGTCGACTCGGGAAGATCGTCAACAAGGAGCAGGTCTCCGGCGGCGACTTCCAGCTCACACTCCACGACGGAACGAACGTCCGAACCGAGGACGTCAGCTACGAGACGAACGATTCGCTCGTTGTCGACAACGAGACCAAGGAGATCGTCGCCCACTTCGACTACGAAGAGGGCGCCCTCGTCACCGCCGTCGACGGCCAGCACGCTGGCCAGATCGGCACGGTCGAGGAGATCCAGGTCACACTCGGCAGCGGTTCGAACACGGTTGTCGTCGAGGCCGACGACGCAAGCTACGAGACGATCGAGAGCTACGTCGTTGTCATTGACGAGAACTTTACGGGTGATGACGAATGA
- the rplX gene encoding 50S ribosomal protein L24, which translates to MTTQPHKQRKSAANASLHERHEQVKAPLSPELREEYDQRSVRVNAGDTVEVQRGDHAGSEGEVIKVDLKAAVIHVEEVTVEKSDGEEVPRPLEASNVQVIELDLEDPRREARLESEEDNE; encoded by the coding sequence ATGACTACACAACCACACAAACAGCGAAAATCCGCTGCAAACGCGTCGCTCCACGAGCGACACGAGCAGGTCAAGGCGCCGCTTTCGCCCGAACTCCGCGAGGAGTACGACCAGCGCAGCGTCCGCGTCAACGCGGGCGACACCGTCGAAGTGCAGCGTGGCGACCACGCTGGCAGCGAGGGTGAGGTCATCAAGGTCGACCTCAAAGCGGCCGTCATTCACGTCGAAGAGGTTACTGTCGAGAAGTCCGATGGGGAGGAGGTTCCCCGACCGCTCGAAGCCAGTAACGTTCAGGTCATCGAGCTCGATCTCGAGGACCCACGCCGTGAGGCCCGGCTCGAAAGCGAGGAGGATAACGAATGA
- a CDS encoding 30S ribosomal protein S14, with the protein MSESETDQTSGDNAERTGQQLSCRRCDRKQGLVGKYDINLCRQCFREVARDMGFKKYS; encoded by the coding sequence ATGAGTGAAAGCGAAACAGACCAGACGTCCGGAGACAACGCGGAACGGACGGGACAGCAGCTGTCCTGTCGGCGCTGTGACCGAAAACAGGGGCTTGTCGGCAAGTACGACATCAACCTCTGTCGACAGTGCTTCCGCGAGGTCGCCCGAGACATGGGATTCAAGAAGTATAGCTAA